A region from the Vicia villosa cultivar HV-30 ecotype Madison, WI linkage group LG3, Vvil1.0, whole genome shotgun sequence genome encodes:
- the LOC131661528 gene encoding uncharacterized protein LOC131661528: MQTKKKASRRNATRECVSPRASRAQKKVSENGQVVEKKVADLITSSARKIKPACAIENKAVEPMPITLLDNKNGTEAVDGVSVDFEGCNEQALPLETGTIFSPGFHLSKGSGGKVADRVDFVQIFRCEDQKRISLDQEVTQLPQEDAGDDHVSQDFDSAMEVDINNSSNVLAISTKTVNGSSSDFDGNGLSVEVPSIYLAMKNSKLECIDEHGQDSVSSDMCPEDDEFEDYDDFDPYLFIKTLPDLSRVVPTFRRMLLPKQTRSCPPITLVLDLDETLVHSTLEPCEDIDFTFTVNFNCEEHNVYVRCRPHLKDFLERVSGLFEIIIFTASQSIYAEQLLNVLDPKRKIFRHRVFRESCVYVEGNYLKDLTVLGRDLAHVIIIDNSPQAFGFQVDNGIPIESWFDDPSDRELLVLLPFLESLVGVDDVRPQIAKKFKLREKIAAAVHPLNTSRRVFLSE, from the exons ATGCAAACCAAGAAAAAAGCCTCCAGGCGAAATGCTACCCGAGAGTGCGTTTCTCCTAGGGCTTCAAGAGCACAGAAGAAGGTCTCTGAAAATGGCCAGGTGGTTGAAAAGAAAGTGGCAGATTTAATTACATCTTCTGCAAGAAAGATTAAACCTG CTTGCGCTATTGAGAATAAAGCTGTAGAACCAATGCCCATAACTCTTTTGGATAACAAGAACGGCACTGAAGCAGTTGACGGTGTTTCAGTAGATTTTGAG GGTTGTAACGAGCAAGCTCTACCTCTGGAGACTGGAACTATATTTTCTCCTGGGTTTCACTTATCTAAAGGTTCTGGAGGAAAGGTTGCTGACAGAG TTGATTTTGTCCAAATATTTCGGTGTGAGGATCAAAAAAGAATATCTCTCGACCAAGAAGTAACACAGTTACCACAGGAGGATGCAGGAGATGACCATGTTAGTCAAGATTTTGACTCTGCCATGGAAGTAGACATAAACAATTCGTCAAATGTGCTTGCTATAAGCACAAAAACTGTCAATGGTAGCAGTTCTGATTTTGATGGAAATGGTCTTTCCGTGGAAGTTCCTTCCATATATCTTGCCATGAAAAACTCAAAGCTGGAATGTATTGATGAGCATGGTCAGGACTCTGTATCATCTGATATGTGCCCAGAAGATGATGAATTTGAGGATTATGACGATTTTGACCCTTACCTATTCATAAAGACTTTACCTGACTTATCAAGGGTTGTTCCCACTTTTAGACGGATGTTGCTACCTAAGCAGACTCGGAGCTGCCCTCCTATTACTCTTGTTCTGGACTTGGATG AAACTTTGGTGCATTCTACCCTAGAACCTTGCGAAGATATAGATTTTACTTTCACTGTGAATTTTAACTGTGAGGAGCACAATGTCTATGTGCGCTGCCGTCCTCACCTAAAAGATTTCCTTGAGAGAGTTTCTGGTCTTTTTGAAATTATTATATTTACAGCCAGTCAAAGTATTTATGCTGAGCAACTCCTAAATGTGCTTGATCCAAAGCGGAAGATATTTCGCCATCGTGTATTCCGTGAATCCTGTGTTTATGTGGAGGGGAATTACCTCAAAGATTTAACAGTGCTTGGTCGTGATTTAGCACATGTTATAATAATCGACAACTCCCCACAG GCATTTGGGTTCCAAGTGGACAATGGAATACCGATTGAGAGTTGGTTTGATGATCCTTCAGATAGAGAATTGCTTGTATTGCTTCCTTTCTTGGAGAGTTTGGTAGGAGTTGATGATGTCCGACCCCAAATTGCAAAAAAGTTCAAGCTCCGGGAGAAAATTGCTGCAGCTGTGCATCCTTTAAATACTAGTAGAAGAGTTTTCTTGTCTGAATAA